In a single window of the Mesoplodon densirostris isolate mMesDen1 chromosome 18, mMesDen1 primary haplotype, whole genome shotgun sequence genome:
- the P2RX1 gene encoding P2X purinoceptor 1 isoform X2 — MTNFIATPRQAQGHCAENPEGGTCTNNSGCTPGKAERKAQGIRTGKCVAFNDIVHTCEIFGWCPVEVDDNIPCPALLREAENFTLFIKNSISFPRFKVTRRNLVEEVDAAYMKTCLYHKTLHPLCPVFKLGYVVQESGQNFSALAEKGGVVGITIDWHCDLDWHVRHCKPVYEFHGLYEENNLSRGFNFRFARHFVENGTKYRHLFKVFGIRFDILVDGKAGKFDIIPTMTTIGSGIGIFGVIYLRVHLLSPSLPSEQRVPPWKSRLTQPGGCLSSLPLLFCLLAAHISLLLCLLSVHCHHHSRKTSLHFPLGPTLYSWPPAPTPTSRCPCQGYQRASLLPNPSRHFSPYL; from the exons ATGACCAATTTTATCGCCACCCCCCGGCAGGCCCAAGGCCACTGTGCAGAG AACCCGGAAGGGGGCACGTGCACGAATAATAGTGGCTGCACCCCGGGAAAGGCAGAAAGGAAGGCCCAAG GCATCCGCACAGGCAAGTGTGTGGCCTTCAACGACATCGTGCATACGTGTGAGATCTTTGGCTGGTGCCCCGTGGAGGTGGATGACAACATCCCATG ccctgcccttcTCCGAGAGGCCGAGAACTTCACTCTCTTCATCAAGAACAGCATCAGCTTTCCACGCTTCAAGGTCACCAG GCGCAACCTGGTGGAGGAGGTGGATGCCGCCTACATGAAGACCTGCCTCTATCACAAGACCTTGCACCCACTGTGCCCAGTTTTCAAGCTCGGCTATGTGGTACAAGAGTCAGGCCAGAATTTTAGTGCCTTGGCCGAGAAG GGCGGGGTGGTAGGCATCACCATCGACTGGCACTGTGACCTGGACTGGCACGTGCGACACTGCAAACCCGTCTATGAGTTCCACGGGCTGTATGAAGAGAACAACCTGTCTCGAGGCTTCAACTTCAG gTTTGCCAGGCACTTCGTGGAGAATGGGACCAAGTACCGGCACCTCTTCAAGGTGTTTGGGATTCGCTTTGACATCCTCGTGGACGGCAAG GCTGGCAAGTTTGACATCATCCCCACCATGACCACCATTGGCTCTGGGATTGGCATCTTTGGGGTG atCTACCTGCGTGTGCACctcctgtccccttccctcccGAGTGAGCAGAGGGTTCCTCCTTGGAAGTCACGCCTCACCCAGCCTGGAGGCTGCCTCTCCTCTCTCCCGCTCCTCTTCTGCCTCCTCGCAGCCCACATTTCCCTGCTGCTCTGCCTGCTCTCCGTTCACTGCCACCACCATTCCAGAAAGACCAGTCTACACTTCCCTCTGGGTCCCACCCTCTACAGTTGGCCTCCAGCCCCTACCCCCACTTCCAGGTGCCCTTGCCAAGGTTACCAGCGGGCGTCCCTTTTGCCAAATCCAAGCAGACACTTCAGCCCATACCTCTGA
- the CAMKK1 gene encoding calcium/calmodulin-dependent protein kinase kinase 1 isoform X1 has translation MSELPSSSKGEGGVFWQKAQLGQRPGSRAESAVWDLQPEWRVPSKAAQRNRLTVAMEGGPAVCCQDPRAELVERVAAMDVAHLQETDGSPEPARNCVDPSPRGKAASVIPGGTSRCPAARPGLSARKFSLQERPAGSCLEAQAGPYATGPASHISPRAWRRPTIESHHVAISDAEDCVQLNQYKLQSEIGKGAYGVVRLAYNESEDRHYAMKVLSKKKLLKQYGFPRRPPPRGSQAVQAGPAKQLLPLERVYQEIAILKKLDHVNVVKLIEVLDDPAEDNLYLVFDLLRKGPVMEVPCDKPFPEEQARLYLRDIILGLEYLHYQKIIHRDIKPSNLLLGDDGHVKIADFGVSNQFEGNDARLSSTAGTPAFMAPEAISESGQSFSGKALDVWATGVTLYCFVYGKCPFIDDFILALHRKIKNEAIVFPEEPKVSEELKDLILKMLDKNPETRIGVPDIKLHPWVTKNGQEPLPSEEEHCSVVEVTEEEVKNSVKLIPSWTTVILVKSMLRKRSFGNPFEPQARREERSMSAPGSLSLKDGCGEGGKSPELPGVQEDESAS, from the exons ATGTCTGAACTGCCCTCCAGCAGCAAAGGAGAGGGAGGTGTGTTCTGGCAGAAGGCACAGCTTGGACAAAGGCCTGGCAGCAGAGCAGAGTCTGCAGTTTGGGACTTGCAGCCAGAGTGGAGA GTTCCCAGTAAGGCTGCACAGAGGAACCGGCTGACTGTGGCAATGGAGGGGGGCCCAGCGGTCTGCTGCCAGGACCCTCGGGCAGAGTTGGTGGAGCGAGTGGCAGCCATGGATGTGGCCCACTTGCAGGAGACCGATGGCAGCCCGGAGCCCGCCAGGAACTGCGTGGACCCCTCACCACGGGGCAAAGCTGCCTCCGTGATCCCCGGCGGTACTTCAAGATGCCCCGCCGCCCGGCCCGGCCTCTCGGCCAGGAAGTTCTCCCTGCAGGAGCGGCCAGCGGGGAGCTGCCTCGAGGCCCAGGCTGGGCCTTACGCCACAGGGCCTGCCAGCCACATCTCCCCACGGGCATGGCGCAGACCCACCATCGAGTCCCACCATGTGGCCATCTCGGACGCAGAG GACTGTGTGCAGCTGAACCAGTACAAGCTGCAGAGTGAGATTGGCAAG GGTGCCTACGGCGTGGTGAGGCTGGCCTACAACGAAAGTGAAGACAGGCACTAT gcAATGAAAGTTCTTTCCAAGAAGAAGTTACTGAAGCAGTATGGCTTTCCAC GTCGCCCTCCCCCTAGAGGGTCCCAGGCTGTCCAGGCAGGACCAGCCAAGCAGCTGCTGCCCCTGGAGCGGGTGTACCAGGAGATTGCCATCTTGAAGAAGCTGGACCACGTGAATGTGGTCAAGCTGATTGAG GTCCTGGATGACCCAGCTGAGGACAATCTCTATTTGG tgtttgACCTCCTGAGAAAGGG GCCGGTCATGGAAGTGCCCTGCGACAAGCCCTTCCCCGAGGAGCAAGCTCGTCTCTACCTGAGGGACATCATTCTGGGTCTTGAGTACT TGCACTACCAGAAGATCATCCACAGGGACATCAAGCCATCCAACCTGCTCCTGGGGGACGATGGGCACGTGAAGATCGCCGACTTTGGCGTCAGCAACCAGTTTGAGGGGAACGACGCTCGGCTGTCCAGCACGGCCGGGACCCCAGCGTTCATGGCCCCCGAGGCCATTTCTGAGTCCGGCCAGAGCTTCAGTGGGAAG GCCTTGGACGTGTGGGCCACAGGGGTCACGCTGTACTGCTTTGTCTACGGGAAG TGTCCGTTCATCGATGATTTCATCCTGGCCCTGCACCGCAAGATCAAGAATGAGGCCATTGTGTTCCCGGAGGA GCCAAAGGTCAGCGAAGAGCTCAAGGACTTAATCCTGAAGATGCTAGACAAGAACCCTGAAACAAGAATTGGGGTGCCAGACATCAAG TTGCATCCCTGGGTGACCAAGAATGGGCAGGAACCCCTTCCCTCGGAGGAGGAGCACTGCAGCGTGGTGGAGGTGACCGAGGAGGAGGTGAAGAACTCAGTCAAGCTCATCCCCAGCTGGACCACAGTG ATCCTGGTTAAGTCCATGCTGAGAAAGCGTTCCTTTGGGAACCCGTTTGAGCCCCAGGCGCGGAGGGAAGAGCGATCCATGTCTGCCCCGGGAAGCTTATCGTT GAAGGATGGGTGTGGTGAAGGAGGCAAAAGCCCGGAGCTCCCCGGCGTCCAAGAAGATGAGTCTGCGTCCTGA
- the CAMKK1 gene encoding calcium/calmodulin-dependent protein kinase kinase 1 isoform X2: MLATQAEGTGQVPSKAAQRNRLTVAMEGGPAVCCQDPRAELVERVAAMDVAHLQETDGSPEPARNCVDPSPRGKAASVIPGGTSRCPAARPGLSARKFSLQERPAGSCLEAQAGPYATGPASHISPRAWRRPTIESHHVAISDAEDCVQLNQYKLQSEIGKGAYGVVRLAYNESEDRHYAMKVLSKKKLLKQYGFPRRPPPRGSQAVQAGPAKQLLPLERVYQEIAILKKLDHVNVVKLIEVLDDPAEDNLYLVFDLLRKGPVMEVPCDKPFPEEQARLYLRDIILGLEYLHYQKIIHRDIKPSNLLLGDDGHVKIADFGVSNQFEGNDARLSSTAGTPAFMAPEAISESGQSFSGKALDVWATGVTLYCFVYGKCPFIDDFILALHRKIKNEAIVFPEEPKVSEELKDLILKMLDKNPETRIGVPDIKLHPWVTKNGQEPLPSEEEHCSVVEVTEEEVKNSVKLIPSWTTVILVKSMLRKRSFGNPFEPQARREERSMSAPGSLSLKDGCGEGGKSPELPGVQEDESAS; this comes from the exons ATGCTGGcaacccaggcagagggaacaggccAG GTTCCCAGTAAGGCTGCACAGAGGAACCGGCTGACTGTGGCAATGGAGGGGGGCCCAGCGGTCTGCTGCCAGGACCCTCGGGCAGAGTTGGTGGAGCGAGTGGCAGCCATGGATGTGGCCCACTTGCAGGAGACCGATGGCAGCCCGGAGCCCGCCAGGAACTGCGTGGACCCCTCACCACGGGGCAAAGCTGCCTCCGTGATCCCCGGCGGTACTTCAAGATGCCCCGCCGCCCGGCCCGGCCTCTCGGCCAGGAAGTTCTCCCTGCAGGAGCGGCCAGCGGGGAGCTGCCTCGAGGCCCAGGCTGGGCCTTACGCCACAGGGCCTGCCAGCCACATCTCCCCACGGGCATGGCGCAGACCCACCATCGAGTCCCACCATGTGGCCATCTCGGACGCAGAG GACTGTGTGCAGCTGAACCAGTACAAGCTGCAGAGTGAGATTGGCAAG GGTGCCTACGGCGTGGTGAGGCTGGCCTACAACGAAAGTGAAGACAGGCACTAT gcAATGAAAGTTCTTTCCAAGAAGAAGTTACTGAAGCAGTATGGCTTTCCAC GTCGCCCTCCCCCTAGAGGGTCCCAGGCTGTCCAGGCAGGACCAGCCAAGCAGCTGCTGCCCCTGGAGCGGGTGTACCAGGAGATTGCCATCTTGAAGAAGCTGGACCACGTGAATGTGGTCAAGCTGATTGAG GTCCTGGATGACCCAGCTGAGGACAATCTCTATTTGG tgtttgACCTCCTGAGAAAGGG GCCGGTCATGGAAGTGCCCTGCGACAAGCCCTTCCCCGAGGAGCAAGCTCGTCTCTACCTGAGGGACATCATTCTGGGTCTTGAGTACT TGCACTACCAGAAGATCATCCACAGGGACATCAAGCCATCCAACCTGCTCCTGGGGGACGATGGGCACGTGAAGATCGCCGACTTTGGCGTCAGCAACCAGTTTGAGGGGAACGACGCTCGGCTGTCCAGCACGGCCGGGACCCCAGCGTTCATGGCCCCCGAGGCCATTTCTGAGTCCGGCCAGAGCTTCAGTGGGAAG GCCTTGGACGTGTGGGCCACAGGGGTCACGCTGTACTGCTTTGTCTACGGGAAG TGTCCGTTCATCGATGATTTCATCCTGGCCCTGCACCGCAAGATCAAGAATGAGGCCATTGTGTTCCCGGAGGA GCCAAAGGTCAGCGAAGAGCTCAAGGACTTAATCCTGAAGATGCTAGACAAGAACCCTGAAACAAGAATTGGGGTGCCAGACATCAAG TTGCATCCCTGGGTGACCAAGAATGGGCAGGAACCCCTTCCCTCGGAGGAGGAGCACTGCAGCGTGGTGGAGGTGACCGAGGAGGAGGTGAAGAACTCAGTCAAGCTCATCCCCAGCTGGACCACAGTG ATCCTGGTTAAGTCCATGCTGAGAAAGCGTTCCTTTGGGAACCCGTTTGAGCCCCAGGCGCGGAGGGAAGAGCGATCCATGTCTGCCCCGGGAAGCTTATCGTT GAAGGATGGGTGTGGTGAAGGAGGCAAAAGCCCGGAGCTCCCCGGCGTCCAAGAAGATGAGTCTGCGTCCTGA
- the CAMKK1 gene encoding calcium/calmodulin-dependent protein kinase kinase 1 isoform X3 gives MEGGPAVCCQDPRAELVERVAAMDVAHLQETDGSPEPARNCVDPSPRGKAASVIPGGTSRCPAARPGLSARKFSLQERPAGSCLEAQAGPYATGPASHISPRAWRRPTIESHHVAISDAEDCVQLNQYKLQSEIGKGAYGVVRLAYNESEDRHYAMKVLSKKKLLKQYGFPRRPPPRGSQAVQAGPAKQLLPLERVYQEIAILKKLDHVNVVKLIEVLDDPAEDNLYLVFDLLRKGPVMEVPCDKPFPEEQARLYLRDIILGLEYLHYQKIIHRDIKPSNLLLGDDGHVKIADFGVSNQFEGNDARLSSTAGTPAFMAPEAISESGQSFSGKALDVWATGVTLYCFVYGKCPFIDDFILALHRKIKNEAIVFPEEPKVSEELKDLILKMLDKNPETRIGVPDIKLHPWVTKNGQEPLPSEEEHCSVVEVTEEEVKNSVKLIPSWTTVILVKSMLRKRSFGNPFEPQARREERSMSAPGSLSLKDGCGEGGKSPELPGVQEDESAS, from the exons ATGGAGGGGGGCCCAGCGGTCTGCTGCCAGGACCCTCGGGCAGAGTTGGTGGAGCGAGTGGCAGCCATGGATGTGGCCCACTTGCAGGAGACCGATGGCAGCCCGGAGCCCGCCAGGAACTGCGTGGACCCCTCACCACGGGGCAAAGCTGCCTCCGTGATCCCCGGCGGTACTTCAAGATGCCCCGCCGCCCGGCCCGGCCTCTCGGCCAGGAAGTTCTCCCTGCAGGAGCGGCCAGCGGGGAGCTGCCTCGAGGCCCAGGCTGGGCCTTACGCCACAGGGCCTGCCAGCCACATCTCCCCACGGGCATGGCGCAGACCCACCATCGAGTCCCACCATGTGGCCATCTCGGACGCAGAG GACTGTGTGCAGCTGAACCAGTACAAGCTGCAGAGTGAGATTGGCAAG GGTGCCTACGGCGTGGTGAGGCTGGCCTACAACGAAAGTGAAGACAGGCACTAT gcAATGAAAGTTCTTTCCAAGAAGAAGTTACTGAAGCAGTATGGCTTTCCAC GTCGCCCTCCCCCTAGAGGGTCCCAGGCTGTCCAGGCAGGACCAGCCAAGCAGCTGCTGCCCCTGGAGCGGGTGTACCAGGAGATTGCCATCTTGAAGAAGCTGGACCACGTGAATGTGGTCAAGCTGATTGAG GTCCTGGATGACCCAGCTGAGGACAATCTCTATTTGG tgtttgACCTCCTGAGAAAGGG GCCGGTCATGGAAGTGCCCTGCGACAAGCCCTTCCCCGAGGAGCAAGCTCGTCTCTACCTGAGGGACATCATTCTGGGTCTTGAGTACT TGCACTACCAGAAGATCATCCACAGGGACATCAAGCCATCCAACCTGCTCCTGGGGGACGATGGGCACGTGAAGATCGCCGACTTTGGCGTCAGCAACCAGTTTGAGGGGAACGACGCTCGGCTGTCCAGCACGGCCGGGACCCCAGCGTTCATGGCCCCCGAGGCCATTTCTGAGTCCGGCCAGAGCTTCAGTGGGAAG GCCTTGGACGTGTGGGCCACAGGGGTCACGCTGTACTGCTTTGTCTACGGGAAG TGTCCGTTCATCGATGATTTCATCCTGGCCCTGCACCGCAAGATCAAGAATGAGGCCATTGTGTTCCCGGAGGA GCCAAAGGTCAGCGAAGAGCTCAAGGACTTAATCCTGAAGATGCTAGACAAGAACCCTGAAACAAGAATTGGGGTGCCAGACATCAAG TTGCATCCCTGGGTGACCAAGAATGGGCAGGAACCCCTTCCCTCGGAGGAGGAGCACTGCAGCGTGGTGGAGGTGACCGAGGAGGAGGTGAAGAACTCAGTCAAGCTCATCCCCAGCTGGACCACAGTG ATCCTGGTTAAGTCCATGCTGAGAAAGCGTTCCTTTGGGAACCCGTTTGAGCCCCAGGCGCGGAGGGAAGAGCGATCCATGTCTGCCCCGGGAAGCTTATCGTT GAAGGATGGGTGTGGTGAAGGAGGCAAAAGCCCGGAGCTCCCCGGCGTCCAAGAAGATGAGTCTGCGTCCTGA